The Azospirillum brasilense genome has a window encoding:
- a CDS encoding M20 aminoacylase family protein codes for MTIPANVRLHPAAEALAPEMRQWRHHLHAHPETAFEEHETAAFVADKLRAFGLEVATGLGRTGVVGTLKGRRPGGRAIALRADMDALHIHETNDFAHRSVNPGRMHACGHDGHTTMLLGATKVLADDPDFAGTLHVIFQPAEENEGGAREMVAEGLFERFPVEGVYGMHNWPGLPLGQIALRPGPMMGSYDIFEVTIHGKGSHAAMPHLGHDPMTAAGHLLTTLQTIPGRSLHPLDSAVVSTTWITGGDTWNVIPAEVTLRGTVRAFKEGVQDVVEARLRALAEHTAAAFGCTAGVRYERRYPATVNSAAETALCARVAAMLVGEENIDHDPMPSMGAEDFAFMLKERPGCYVWLGNGPTDGGCLLHNPGYDFNDANLAIGASYWVALAKTLLVEEGTR; via the coding sequence ATGACCATCCCCGCGAACGTCCGCCTGCATCCCGCCGCCGAGGCCCTGGCCCCGGAGATGCGGCAGTGGCGGCACCATCTGCACGCCCATCCCGAAACCGCCTTCGAGGAGCACGAGACCGCGGCCTTCGTCGCGGACAAGCTGCGCGCCTTCGGGCTGGAGGTGGCGACGGGGCTGGGGCGCACCGGCGTGGTCGGCACGCTGAAGGGCCGCCGCCCCGGCGGTCGGGCCATCGCGCTGCGCGCCGACATGGACGCGCTGCACATCCACGAGACCAACGACTTCGCCCACCGCTCGGTCAATCCGGGGCGGATGCACGCCTGCGGCCACGACGGCCACACCACCATGCTGCTGGGAGCCACCAAGGTCCTGGCCGACGATCCCGACTTCGCCGGGACGCTGCACGTCATCTTCCAACCGGCCGAGGAGAACGAGGGCGGCGCCCGCGAGATGGTCGCGGAGGGGCTGTTCGAGCGGTTTCCGGTGGAGGGCGTCTACGGCATGCACAACTGGCCGGGCCTGCCGCTCGGGCAGATCGCGCTGCGGCCGGGGCCGATGATGGGCAGCTACGACATCTTCGAGGTGACCATCCACGGCAAGGGCAGCCACGCCGCCATGCCGCATCTCGGCCACGACCCGATGACCGCCGCCGGCCATCTGCTGACCACCCTCCAGACCATTCCGGGGCGCAGCCTGCACCCGCTGGACAGCGCCGTGGTCTCCACCACCTGGATCACCGGCGGCGACACCTGGAACGTCATCCCGGCGGAGGTCACGCTGCGCGGCACCGTCCGCGCCTTCAAGGAGGGGGTGCAGGACGTGGTCGAGGCACGGCTGCGCGCGCTGGCCGAGCACACCGCCGCCGCCTTCGGCTGCACCGCCGGCGTGCGCTACGAGCGGCGCTACCCGGCAACGGTCAACAGCGCCGCCGAGACCGCGCTGTGCGCCCGCGTCGCCGCCATGCTGGTCGGCGAGGAGAACATCGATCACGACCCGATGCCCTCCATGGGCGCCGAGGATTTCGCCTTCATGCTGAAGGAGCGGCCGGGCTGCTACGTCTGGCTGGGCAACGGGCCGACCGACGGTGGCTGCCTGCTGCACAACCCGGGCTACGACTTCAACGACGCCAACCTGGCCATCGGCGCCAGCTATTGGGTGGCGCTGGCCAAGACGCTGCTGGTGGAGGAGGGGACGCGATGA
- a CDS encoding MFS transporter: MSAAASDRLPLASLLALAMAAFITILTEALPAGLLPQMAQGLGVTEAWVGQTVTIYAAGSLAAAIPLTAATQGVRRRPLLLAAIAGFVVANTVTTLSGSFALTMVARFLAGVSAGLMWALLAGYAARMVPDHQKGRAIAVAMVGAPLALSLGVPTGTFLGNLVDWRVCFGLMSALALALMLWVRVVVPDFAGQAAGRRLSPGRVFTLAGVRPVLFVVLAFVLAHNILYTYIAPFLAAAGMEGRTDLALLLFGVASLLGIWIVGALIDGHLRALTLASTVLFGLSALVLGVAGDAPAVVLAAVAAWGLAFGGAGTLFQTALARTAGDAADVAQSMLVTAWNTAIAGGGLLGGVLLERLGVGAFAPAVLVLLAATLLAVWGARRHGFPDPADTAGA; this comes from the coding sequence ATGAGCGCCGCCGCTTCGGACCGTTTGCCCCTGGCCTCGCTGCTGGCGCTCGCCATGGCGGCCTTCATCACCATCCTCACCGAAGCGCTGCCCGCCGGACTGCTGCCGCAGATGGCCCAAGGGCTGGGTGTGACCGAGGCCTGGGTCGGCCAGACCGTGACGATCTACGCCGCCGGTTCGCTGGCGGCGGCCATCCCGCTGACCGCCGCCACGCAGGGGGTGCGCCGCCGCCCGCTGCTGCTGGCGGCCATCGCCGGCTTCGTCGTCGCCAACACCGTCACGACCCTGTCCGGCAGCTTCGCCCTGACCATGGTGGCGCGCTTCCTGGCGGGCGTGTCGGCCGGCCTGATGTGGGCGCTGCTGGCGGGCTATGCCGCGCGCATGGTGCCCGACCACCAGAAGGGCCGGGCCATCGCCGTCGCGATGGTCGGCGCGCCGTTGGCTCTGTCGCTCGGCGTACCGACCGGCACCTTCCTGGGCAATCTGGTGGACTGGAGGGTCTGCTTCGGACTCATGAGCGCGCTGGCGCTGGCGCTCATGCTGTGGGTGCGCGTCGTGGTGCCGGACTTCGCCGGGCAGGCGGCGGGCCGTCGGCTGTCGCCCGGGCGCGTGTTCACCCTGGCCGGCGTGCGCCCGGTGCTGTTCGTGGTTCTGGCCTTCGTGCTGGCGCACAACATCCTCTACACCTACATCGCGCCGTTCCTGGCGGCGGCGGGCATGGAAGGGCGGACGGATCTGGCGCTGCTGCTGTTCGGCGTCGCGTCGCTGCTGGGCATCTGGATCGTCGGCGCGCTGATCGACGGCCATCTGCGGGCGCTGACGCTGGCCAGCACCGTCCTGTTCGGTCTGTCCGCGCTGGTGCTCGGCGTGGCTGGCGATGCCCCGGCCGTGGTCCTTGCGGCGGTGGCCGCCTGGGGCCTGGCGTTCGGCGGTGCGGGGACGCTGTTCCAGACGGCCCTGGCCAGGACGGCGGGCGACGCGGCGGATGTCGCCCAGTCCATGCTGGTCACCGCCTGGAACACGGCCATTGCCGGCGGCGGCCTCCTCGGCGGCGTGCTGCTCGAACGGCTGGGCGTCGGCGCCTTCGCGCCGGCCGTCCTGGTGCTGCTGGCGGCGACGCTGCTGGCGGTGTGGGGAGCGAGGCGGCACGGCTTTCCCGACCCAGCCGACACGGCCGGAGCGTGA
- a CDS encoding ABC transporter ATP-binding protein, which yields MPLDGAQATTRRILEVRDLTVRMGPQEILRGVSLDVAEGAIVAVLGANGVGKTTLMRALSGIYRTSGGATVFDGQDMTDSPSHEVVRRGLAQAPEGRQIFGTMTVRENLLLGGRTLRHDRAARMERMLELFPRLRERLTQKAGSLSGGEQQMLCIARALMSKPRLLLLDEPSLGLAPMVVKQIFDLLVQIRGEGTSILLVEQNARAALRVADHAYVMEAGRVTLSGSAADLAADPRVRAAYLGG from the coding sequence ATGCCGCTTGACGGAGCCCAAGCCACCACTCGCCGCATTCTTGAAGTCCGCGACCTGACGGTGCGCATGGGGCCGCAGGAGATCCTGCGCGGCGTCTCGCTCGACGTGGCGGAGGGGGCCATCGTCGCCGTGCTGGGCGCCAACGGCGTCGGCAAGACCACGCTGATGCGCGCGCTTTCGGGCATTTACCGCACCAGCGGCGGCGCCACCGTCTTCGACGGCCAGGACATGACCGACAGCCCCAGCCACGAGGTGGTGCGCCGCGGCCTCGCCCAGGCGCCGGAGGGGCGGCAGATTTTCGGCACCATGACGGTGCGGGAGAACCTGCTGCTGGGCGGGCGGACGCTGCGCCACGACCGCGCCGCCCGCATGGAGCGGATGCTGGAGCTGTTCCCCCGCCTGCGCGAGCGGCTGACCCAGAAGGCGGGGTCGCTGTCGGGCGGCGAGCAGCAGATGCTGTGCATCGCCCGTGCCCTGATGTCGAAGCCGCGCCTGCTGCTGCTCGACGAGCCGTCGCTCGGCCTCGCGCCGATGGTGGTGAAGCAGATCTTCGACCTGCTGGTCCAGATCCGCGGCGAGGGCACCTCGATCCTTCTGGTGGAGCAGAACGCCCGCGCCGCGCTGCGCGTCGCCGATCACGCCTATGTCATGGAGGCGGGAAGGGTGACACTCTCGGGCAGCGCCGCCGATCTGGCCGCCGACCCGCGCGTGCGGGCGGCCTATCTCGGTGGCTGA
- a CDS encoding L-2-amino-thiazoline-4-carboxylic acid hydrolase → MTTDTENAAPAPTPASAPLPILERRRIEAAFAKALYDQLLPEIGRERARAVLARAIEVMAREAGAAMAAEDRATRGTADLATFHERLALWTAGDALRLEVIESAPDRLGFNVTRCRYAESYRAMGVEEIGDILSCNRDGEFMCGYRPDVRFTRTQTIMQGASHCDFRYSLPAGGPQESPE, encoded by the coding sequence ATGACCACCGACACCGAAAACGCCGCTCCCGCCCCAACTCCCGCGTCTGCCCCCCTGCCCATCCTGGAGCGGCGGCGCATCGAGGCGGCCTTCGCCAAGGCGCTCTACGACCAGCTCCTGCCCGAGATCGGGCGGGAGCGGGCGCGGGCCGTGCTCGCCCGCGCCATCGAGGTGATGGCCCGCGAGGCCGGCGCCGCCATGGCGGCGGAGGACCGCGCCACCCGCGGCACCGCCGACCTCGCCACCTTCCACGAGCGGCTGGCCCTGTGGACCGCCGGGGACGCCCTGCGGCTGGAGGTGATCGAGAGCGCGCCCGACCGGCTGGGCTTCAACGTCACCCGCTGCCGCTACGCCGAAAGCTACCGCGCCATGGGCGTGGAGGAGATCGGCGACATCCTGTCCTGCAACCGGGACGGCGAGTTCATGTGCGGCTACCGCCCCGACGTCCGCTTCACCCGCACCCAGACCATCATGCAGGGCGCCAGCCACTGCGACTTCCGCTACAGCCTGCCGGCGGGCGGACCCCAGGAGTCCCCGGAATGA
- a CDS encoding LysR family transcriptional regulator: MDSLNGFVVFVQVAETRSFVAAGRLLGVSASAVGKSVARLEEKLGVRLFHRSTRSVTLTAEGTLFLERSRRILAEIEAAELELSQAAAVPRGRLRVSLPLVSSLVLPALGEFMRAYPEIELDLDFTDRMVDVIEEGFDAVVRTGEPADSRLSARRLGNFRLLLVASPDYLARRGTPRTPADLRQHACLHYRFPNSGKLETWALRQAPGEPELQLPTSMICNNIETRVCFALQGLGIAYLPDFAIRDLLADGRLESVLADHVGRTSVFHVLWPASKHPSPKVRALVDFLRARVFPAAKAKPGG; the protein is encoded by the coding sequence ATGGACAGTCTGAACGGCTTCGTGGTGTTCGTGCAGGTTGCCGAGACGCGCAGCTTCGTCGCCGCCGGCCGGCTGCTCGGCGTGTCGGCCTCGGCCGTCGGCAAGAGTGTCGCGCGGCTGGAGGAGAAGCTGGGCGTGCGCCTGTTCCACCGCAGCACGCGCAGCGTCACGCTGACCGCCGAGGGCACGCTGTTCCTGGAGCGCAGCCGCCGCATCCTGGCCGAGATCGAGGCGGCGGAGCTGGAGCTGTCGCAGGCCGCCGCCGTGCCGCGCGGGCGCCTGCGCGTCAGCCTGCCGCTGGTCAGCTCGCTGGTCCTGCCGGCGCTCGGCGAATTCATGCGCGCCTACCCCGAGATCGAGCTGGACCTGGACTTCACCGACCGCATGGTCGATGTGATCGAGGAGGGCTTCGATGCCGTGGTGCGCACGGGCGAGCCGGCCGATTCACGGCTGTCGGCGCGCCGGCTGGGGAACTTCCGTTTGTTGCTGGTCGCCTCGCCGGATTATCTGGCGCGGCGGGGCACGCCGCGGACACCGGCCGATCTGCGGCAGCACGCCTGCCTGCACTACCGCTTTCCCAACAGTGGCAAGCTGGAAACCTGGGCGCTTCGGCAGGCGCCTGGCGAGCCCGAACTGCAACTGCCGACCTCGATGATCTGCAACAACATCGAAACGCGCGTGTGCTTCGCGCTGCAGGGGCTGGGGATCGCCTACCTTCCGGACTTCGCCATCCGCGATCTGTTGGCCGATGGCAGGCTGGAGTCGGTCCTGGCCGATCACGTGGGGCGCACCAGCGTTTTCCATGTGCTGTGGCCGGCGAGCAAGCACCCCTCGCCGAAGGTGCGGGCGCTGGTGGACTTCCTGCGCGCGAGGGTGTTCCCGGCCGCGAAGGCCAAGCCCGGCGGTTGA
- a CDS encoding serine hydrolase domain-containing protein produces MTHPPIALRQGVPPATLRERVHSVVQRALDEQRLVGAVVLVAQDGALLHRQAAGFADRESARPMAVETVFRLASVSKPIVSAAALALVAQGRLDLDADITRWLPRFQPRLADGRPARITARQLLSHTAGLGYRFFEADADGPYAQAGVSDGMDASGITLDENLRRLAGVPLLYEPGTGWGYSLATDVLGALVARVHGTTLDEAVRHLVTGPLGMADTGFIARDPRRVATAYVSDAPQPHRLAEGETVSPFEGAVGIAYSPARIFDPQAFPSGGAGMAGTAEDLLRLLETLRQGGGALLPGALIAEMARDQTGGRDLPNAPGFGFGLGFSVLRDPASAASPESEGTWRWGGAYGHSWFVDRARGLSVVAFTNTLYEGMSGRFVTDLRDAVYGALEARP; encoded by the coding sequence ATGACCCATCCACCCATTGCCCTCCGCCAAGGCGTTCCACCGGCGACCCTCCGTGAGCGCGTCCACAGCGTCGTCCAGCGGGCGCTCGACGAGCAGCGGCTTGTCGGCGCCGTCGTCCTGGTGGCGCAGGACGGTGCGCTGCTCCACCGGCAGGCCGCCGGCTTCGCCGACCGCGAAAGCGCGCGGCCGATGGCCGTGGAGACGGTCTTCCGTCTGGCCTCGGTCAGCAAGCCCATCGTCTCCGCCGCGGCGCTGGCGCTGGTGGCGCAAGGCCGGCTCGATCTCGACGCGGACATCACGCGCTGGCTGCCCCGGTTCCAGCCCCGGCTGGCCGACGGCCGACCGGCGCGCATCACGGCGCGGCAGCTGCTCAGCCACACGGCCGGTCTCGGCTACCGCTTCTTCGAAGCCGACGCCGACGGCCCCTATGCGCAGGCCGGCGTGTCGGACGGCATGGACGCCTCCGGCATCACCCTGGACGAGAACCTGCGCCGCCTCGCCGGCGTGCCGCTGCTTTACGAACCGGGGACGGGCTGGGGCTATTCATTGGCGACCGACGTGCTGGGCGCGCTGGTCGCGCGGGTCCACGGCACGACGCTGGACGAGGCGGTGCGCCATCTGGTGACCGGCCCGCTGGGCATGGCGGACACCGGTTTCATCGCCCGCGATCCCCGGCGCGTGGCGACCGCCTATGTGAGCGATGCACCGCAGCCGCATCGGCTGGCCGAGGGCGAGACGGTCTCCCCCTTCGAGGGCGCCGTCGGCATCGCCTACAGCCCTGCGCGCATCTTCGATCCGCAGGCCTTTCCTTCGGGCGGCGCGGGCATGGCGGGGACGGCGGAGGATCTTCTGCGCCTGCTGGAGACCCTGCGCCAAGGCGGCGGCGCGCTCCTCCCCGGCGCGCTGATCGCGGAGATGGCCCGGGACCAGACGGGCGGCCGGGACCTGCCCAACGCGCCCGGCTTCGGCTTCGGGCTGGGCTTCTCGGTCCTGCGCGACCCGGCCTCGGCCGCCTCGCCCGAATCGGAAGGCACCTGGCGCTGGGGCGGCGCCTACGGCCATTCCTGGTTCGTGGACCGGGCGCGGGGACTCAGCGTCGTCGCCTTCACCAACACGCTCTACGAGGGCATGTCCGGCCGCTTCGTCACCGACTTGCGCGATGCGGTCTATGGCGCCCTGGAGGCACGGCCATGA
- a CDS encoding ABC transporter ATP-binding protein, producing MSNTLLSIQGLTRRFGGLLAVSDVSATIAKGELVGLIGPNGAGKTTLFNLITGFTPPSDGTVTFDGQDVTGRKPWQIARMGMGRTFQNLRVFPNMTVFDNVSVGAVGAFGQSPWRALVNGGAHSRAVSERSWEALERVGLTAQAGDIAANLSYGKRKYLEIARALATSPRLLILDEPAAGLNDTETAELADFIRRLHAGGVTVLLVEHDMGLVMGSCSRVIVLASGRKIADGTPEAVQRDPAVLEAYLGVEDDAA from the coding sequence ATGAGCAACACGCTTCTCTCCATCCAGGGGCTGACCCGGCGCTTCGGCGGCCTGCTGGCGGTCAGCGACGTCAGCGCCACCATCGCCAAGGGCGAGCTGGTCGGGCTGATCGGCCCCAACGGCGCCGGCAAGACCACCCTGTTCAACCTGATCACCGGCTTCACCCCGCCGTCGGACGGCACGGTGACCTTCGACGGGCAGGACGTCACGGGCCGCAAGCCCTGGCAGATCGCCCGCATGGGCATGGGCCGCACCTTCCAGAACCTGCGCGTCTTTCCCAACATGACGGTGTTCGACAACGTGTCGGTCGGGGCGGTCGGCGCCTTCGGCCAGTCGCCCTGGCGGGCGCTGGTCAACGGCGGCGCCCACAGCCGCGCGGTCAGCGAGCGGAGCTGGGAGGCGCTGGAGCGCGTCGGCCTGACCGCCCAAGCCGGGGACATCGCCGCCAACCTGTCCTACGGCAAGCGCAAGTATCTGGAGATCGCCCGCGCCCTGGCGACGTCGCCCCGCCTGCTGATCCTCGACGAGCCGGCGGCGGGCCTGAACGACACCGAGACGGCGGAGCTGGCCGACTTCATCCGCCGCCTGCACGCCGGCGGCGTCACCGTTCTGCTGGTGGAGCACGACATGGGGCTGGTGATGGGAAGCTGCAGCCGCGTCATCGTGCTTGCCTCGGGCCGTAAGATCGCCGACGGCACGCCGGAGGCGGTGCAGCGCGACCCCGCCGTCCTCGAAGCCTATCTGGGAGTGGAAGACGATGCCGCTTGA
- a CDS encoding branched-chain amino acid ABC transporter permease: MDVNVPDARLMPATLAPPAAFSGRGRRFAWTLLLLAVAFGAVPAAIVGTGSSYLAQIAITTMIFVILSASLNHVTGTAGLLSIGHAAFYGIGAYAAALLSTRLGLPFVVTLPAAGLIAALFGFLVALPTMRLVSIYFAVATLGIGEMIYVVLLNWVDVTRGPMGIRGIPPISLFGWQADTLLSRYLAVAVIAVACVWVLHRLTHSYYGNALRALREDDQCADSMGINVERLKIESFVVATFFAGIAGALLAHTSAYIAPDNFRFMESILILAMVVVGGLGSLPGAVVGALFMIVLPEALRDIGDYRMIAVGATMFLSILLLPKGMLAEGTALGFVRRSFSRGWATIAGGTPVGWK, translated from the coding sequence ATGGACGTGAACGTGCCTGACGCCCGGCTGATGCCGGCCACCCTCGCGCCGCCCGCCGCGTTTTCCGGGCGAGGCCGGCGGTTCGCCTGGACCCTTCTTCTGCTGGCGGTCGCCTTCGGCGCCGTACCCGCTGCGATCGTCGGCACCGGGTCCAGCTATCTCGCCCAGATCGCCATCACGACGATGATCTTCGTCATCCTGTCGGCCAGCCTGAACCATGTGACCGGCACCGCCGGGCTGCTGTCGATCGGCCACGCCGCCTTCTACGGCATCGGCGCCTACGCCGCGGCTCTGCTGTCGACCAGGCTCGGCCTGCCCTTCGTCGTCACGCTGCCGGCGGCGGGGCTGATCGCCGCGCTGTTCGGCTTCCTGGTGGCGCTGCCGACCATGCGGCTGGTCAGCATCTACTTCGCCGTCGCCACGCTCGGCATAGGCGAGATGATCTACGTGGTCCTGCTGAACTGGGTGGACGTGACCCGCGGCCCGATGGGCATCCGCGGCATCCCGCCGATCTCGCTGTTCGGCTGGCAGGCCGACACGCTGCTCAGCCGCTATCTGGCGGTCGCGGTCATCGCCGTCGCCTGCGTCTGGGTGCTGCACCGGCTGACCCACTCCTACTACGGCAACGCGCTGCGGGCTCTGCGCGAGGACGACCAGTGCGCCGACAGCATGGGCATCAACGTGGAGCGGCTGAAGATCGAGTCCTTCGTCGTCGCCACCTTCTTCGCCGGCATCGCCGGGGCGCTGCTGGCCCACACCTCCGCCTACATCGCGCCGGACAACTTCCGCTTCATGGAATCGATCCTGATCCTGGCGATGGTGGTGGTCGGCGGGCTGGGCAGCCTTCCCGGCGCGGTCGTCGGCGCCCTGTTCATGATCGTCCTGCCGGAAGCGCTGCGCGACATCGGCGATTACCGCATGATCGCCGTCGGGGCGACCATGTTCCTGTCCATCCTGCTGCTGCCCAAGGGCATGCTGGCCGAAGGCACCGCGCTGGGCTTCGTCCGCCGCTCCTTCTCCCGCGGCTGGGCCACCATCGCCGGCGGCACGCCCGTCGGCTGGAAGTGA
- a CDS encoding NAD(P)/FAD-dependent oxidoreductase, which produces MSALLKPLLDAPPPDSHWAASAVAGPETGPLDGSVRVDVAVVGAGITGLSTAIHLAEQGVCVAVLEAREPGFGGSGRNNGQIIPTLSRLDPANLTAAYGEAKGSALARMVGGSAALVFDLIERYQMRCDGVQKGWIQPAHRPGRMAAAEQRVAQWRALGAEVALLDAAQTERALGTRFWHGAMVAPTGGHVNPLSLAREMARAALGLGVAIHSDTPVVSIARAGTGWTLTTPRGGVTADRVVVATNAYTDDLWPGLRRSVVPVLNFQMVTEPLPAALRASVLPSDMACSDTRGDLHFFRWTADNRLVSGCTLVRSADAERRARERTRERIRRVFPQIGNPAIARSWSGHLAMTADFRPHFHELAPGVTGAVGYNGRGMALGTAVGRELARHATGTGAPELALPFTPVKPLPFHDLVTRFSRLYMLHLRRLDRRD; this is translated from the coding sequence ATGAGCGCGCTTCTCAAACCGTTGCTGGACGCGCCGCCGCCGGACTCCCACTGGGCGGCGAGCGCCGTCGCCGGCCCGGAGACCGGCCCGCTGGACGGATCGGTCCGGGTGGATGTGGCGGTGGTCGGGGCGGGCATCACCGGCCTGTCCACGGCGATCCATCTGGCCGAGCAGGGTGTGTGCGTGGCGGTGCTGGAGGCGCGCGAGCCGGGCTTCGGTGGGTCGGGCCGCAACAACGGCCAAATCATCCCGACGCTGTCGCGCCTCGACCCCGCCAACCTGACGGCGGCCTACGGCGAGGCCAAGGGATCGGCGCTGGCCCGCATGGTCGGCGGGTCGGCGGCGCTGGTCTTCGACCTGATCGAGCGCTACCAGATGCGCTGCGACGGCGTGCAGAAGGGCTGGATCCAGCCGGCCCACCGGCCCGGCCGCATGGCGGCGGCCGAGCAACGGGTCGCGCAATGGCGGGCGCTGGGGGCGGAGGTCGCGCTGCTCGACGCGGCGCAGACGGAACGGGCGTTGGGAACGCGCTTCTGGCACGGCGCCATGGTCGCCCCGACCGGTGGCCATGTGAACCCGCTGTCGCTGGCCCGCGAGATGGCGCGGGCCGCCCTCGGGCTGGGCGTGGCGATCCACAGCGACACGCCGGTGGTGTCCATCGCGCGCGCCGGCACCGGCTGGACGTTGACCACGCCGCGCGGCGGCGTGACCGCCGACCGCGTCGTGGTGGCGACCAACGCCTACACCGACGATCTGTGGCCGGGGCTGCGCCGCTCCGTCGTGCCGGTGCTGAACTTCCAGATGGTGACGGAGCCGCTGCCCGCCGCCTTGCGCGCCAGCGTGCTGCCCTCCGACATGGCGTGCAGCGACACCCGCGGCGACCTGCATTTCTTCCGCTGGACCGCCGACAACCGGCTGGTCTCCGGCTGCACGCTGGTGCGGTCGGCCGACGCCGAGCGGCGGGCGCGGGAGCGCACGCGGGAACGCATCCGCCGCGTCTTCCCCCAGATCGGCAACCCGGCCATCGCGCGGAGCTGGAGCGGGCATCTGGCGATGACCGCCGATTTCCGGCCCCACTTCCACGAGCTGGCGCCCGGCGTGACCGGGGCGGTCGGCTACAACGGGCGCGGCATGGCGCTGGGCACCGCGGTTGGCCGCGAACTGGCGCGCCACGCTACGGGGACGGGCGCGCCGGAGCTGGCCTTGCCCTTCACCCCGGTGAAGCCGCTGCCCTTCCACGATCTGGTGACGCGCTTCTCCCGGCTCTACATGCTGCATCTGCGCCGGCTGGATCGCAGGGACTGA